Proteins encoded by one window of Nicotiana tabacum cultivar K326 chromosome 10, ASM71507v2, whole genome shotgun sequence:
- the LOC107801349 gene encoding ethylene-insensitive protein 2.2, whose product MESETLTIDHRQPSMLQRILSASAPMLLIAIGYVDPGKWAAMVDGGARFGFDLIMLVFMFNFAAILCQYLSACIALATDRNLAQICSEEYDKVTCIFLGIQAEVSMIALDLTMVLGTAHGLNVVFGVDLFSCVFLTATGAILFPLLASLLDNGSAKFLCIGWGSSILLSYVFGVVISQPESPFSIGGMLNKFSGESAFALMSLLGASIMPHNFYLHSSIVQQGKDSTELSRGALCQDHFFAIVFIFSGVFLVNYAVMNSAANVSYSTGLLLLTFQDALSLLDQVFRSSVAPFTIMLVTFISNQITALNWDLGRQPVVHDLFGMDIPGWLHHVTIRVISIVPALYCVWNSGAEGLYQLLIFTQVVVALVLPSSVIPLFRVASSRSIMGIHKISQLMEFLSLGTFIGLLGLKLIFVIEMIFGNSDWVNNLKWNIGSSVSIPYVFLLIAASLSLCLMLWLAVTPLKSASSRFDAQAFLHSPMPESYLERNQLDTSDSTFSLERSTQKQEAAFHAEKSLVGLPDLSTPDPDQILHESLLDYENVPHLATIDESKSETTFSAPPLSHPEVSAPAGETAAAKSVCNEVSGVESVDTSVFSTTDESVDVVEKTLRIEGDMANDKDDEGDSWEPDKGVSENSTQSVISDGPGSFKSLSGKEDTGSGTGSLSRLAGLGRAARRQLTIVLDEFWGQLFDYHGAATPQAKSKKLDIILGLDSKVDPKPAPASFKMESSRSDFNNAYIPSGSARVPESLINSNIYSPKQQFASGTVDSTYRVPKEPSSWSSHMKLLDAYVQSSNSNILDSGERRYSSMRIPASSAGYDQQPATVHGYQITAYLNQIAKERGSDYLNGQLESPSPRSVSSSMSSNYAEPFARALGQKPQSGVSSRAPPGFGNVPVARNNSMQPVNTITDLSSTENAESVAGAANSKKYYSLPDISGRYVPRQDSALSDGRAQWYNSMGYGPSVGRSTYEQAYVTGSLRAGGPQRFEHSPSKVCRDAFSLQYSSSNSGTGSGSGSLWSRQPFEQFGVAGKTDVTASSDHGTVQSSSTQESTSTVDLEAKLLQSFRSCIVKLLKLEGSEWLFRQDDGADEDLIDRIAAREKFLYEAETREISRLTNIGESHFSSNRKPGSGSAPKPEEMDYTKFLVMSVPHCGEGCVWKVDLIVSFGVWCIHRILELSLMESRPELWGKYTYVLNRLQGIIDLAFSKSRSPTSHCFCLQIPIGRQQKSSPPPISNGSLPPQAKQGRGKCTTAPMLLDMIKDVEMAISCRKGRTGTAAGDVAFPKGKENLASVLKRYKRRLSNKPVGNQEAGGAGPRKVMSPSAAPFSL is encoded by the exons ATGGAATCTGAAACTCTGACTATAGATCATAGGCAGCCCAGCATGCTTCAACGGATACTTTCTGCTTCTGCTCCAATGCTGCTGATTGCAATTGGCTATGTTGATCCCGGGAAATGGGCTGCAATGGTTGATGGAGGAGCCCGATTTGGGTTTGATTTAATCATGCTAGTATTCATGTTCAATTTTGCTGCAATTCTGTGCCAGTATCTGTCAGCTTGTATAGCCTTGGCTACAGACCGAAATCTTGCCCAG ATTTGCAGTGAAGAATATGACAAAGTTACGTGCATATTCCTAGGAATTCAAGCTGAGGTTTCGATGATTGCTTTGGACCTCACAATG gttttgGGCACTGCACATGGGCTTAATGTTGTGTTTGGAGTTGACCTGTTTAGCTGTGTTTTTCTAACTGCAACTGGTGCCATTTTGTTTCCACTGCTTGCTTCTCTCTTG GACAATGGCAGTGCGAAATTTTTATGTATTGGCTGGGGAAGCTCTATACTACTCTCTTATGTTTTTGGAGTGGTTATAAGTCAACCTGAAAGTCCGTTCTCCATTGGTGGGATGCTGAATAAGTTCAGTGGAGAGAGTGCATTTGCATTGATGAGTCTACTTGGAGCAAGTATTATGCCTCACAATTTTTACCTTCATTCTTCTATTGTACAG CAAGGTAAGGATTCAACAGAACTTTCCAGGGGAGCTCTGTGTCAGGACCATTTTTTTGCCATTGTTTTCATATTCAGTGGCGTTTTCCTGGTCAATTATGCCGTGATGAATTCAGCAGCCAACGTGTCTTATAGTACTGGCCTTTTATTGCTGACATTTCAGGACGCATTATCATTGCTCGATCAG GTGTTCAGAAGTTCAGTAGCACCATTCACCATAATGCTGGTTACGTTTATTTCCAATCAGATTACAGCACTAAATTGGGATCTTGGTAGACAACCAGTTGTGCATGACTTATTTGGAATGGATATCCCAGGCTGGCTACACCATGTGACAATCAGAGTAATTTCTATTGTTCCGGCCCTTTATTGTGTATGGAATTCAGGAGCGGAAGGCCTATATCAGCTACTAATATTCACGCAGGTTGTGGTTGCTCTTGTGCTTCCGTCTTCTGTCATACCCCTGTTCAGAGTTGCTTCTTCCAGATCAATAATGGGTATCCACAAAATTTCTCAGTTAATGGAGTTTTTATCTCTTGGCACATTTATCGGCTTACTTGGCCTAAAGCTTATATTTGTCATAGAGATGATATTTGGAAATAGTGATTGGGTTAATAATTTGAAGTGGAATATTGGGAGTAGTGTGTCTATACCATATGTTTTTCTCCTCATTGCGGCCTCTTTATCTCTTTGTCTGATGCTGTGGTTAGCAGTTACTCCACTGAAATCTGCAAGTTCCAGGTTTGATGCTCAGGCATTTCTGCATTCACCTATGCCCGAGTCATATCTGGAGCGTAATCAACTTGATACGAGTGATTCTACCTTTAGTCTAGAAAGGTCCACCCAAAAGCAAGAAGCTGCATTTCATGCAGAAAAATCCTTGGTTGGCCTTCCAGATTTATCAACTCCAGATCCTGATCAAATCTTGCATGAATCACTCTTGGATTATGAGAATGTCCCTCACTTGGCCACCATTGATGAGAGCAAATCTGAAACAACATTTTCAGCTCCTCCTCTCAGTCATCCTGAAGTATCTGCACCAGCAGGAGAAACTGCTGCAGCAAAAAGTGTTTGTAATGAGGTGTCTGGTGTTGAATCTGTGGATACCAGCGTCTTCAGTACCACCGATGAATCTGTGGATGTCGTAGAGAAGACACTCAGAATTGAAGGGGACATGGCCAATGACAAGGATGATGAAGGAGATTCGTGGGAGCCCGATAAAGGAGTATCTGAGAACAGCACCCAATCTGTTATTTCTGATGGTCCGGGATCATTCAAGAGTCTTAGTGGCAAAGAGGACACAGGGAGTGGTACCGGAAGTCTATCAAGATTAGCAGGTCTTGGTCGTGCAGCTAGGAGGCAGTTAACAATAGTTCTAGATGAGTTCTGGGGGCAGCTCTTTGATTACCATGGGGCGGCCACACCACAAGCGAAGTCCAAGAAACTGGATATAATACTTGGTCTGGATTCAAAGGTGGACCCAAAACCTGCCCCTGCGTCCTTTAAAATGGAGAGCAGCAGGAGTGATTTTAATAATGCGTATATTCCATCTGGGAGTGCAAGGGTACCTGAGTCTTTGATCAACTCTAATATATACTCTCCGAAGCAGCAATTTGCATCGGGCACTGTGGACTCTACTTATAGAGTCCCAAAGGAGCCATCTTCATGGTCTAGCCATATGAAATTATTAGATGCGTATGTGCAAAGTTCCAACAGCAACATACTTGACTCAGGTGAGAGGCGCTATTCCAGTATGCGGATTCCGGCGTCTTCTGCTGGCTATGATCAGCAGCCTGCTACTGTGCATGGATATCAGATTACTGCTTACCTTAATCAAATTGCTAAAGAAAGAGGGTCTGACTACTTAAATGGGCAACTGGAGTCACCATCTCCTCGTTCTGTATCATCATCAATGTCGTCAAACTATGCTGAACCATTTGCTCGTGCTTTGGGACAAAAACCTCAGAGTGGAGTGAGTAGTCGAGCACCACCTGGTTTTGGAAATGTCCCTGTAGCCCGAAATAATTCCATGCAGCCCGTTAACACTATTACCGACCTTAGCTCTACTGAAAATGCCGAGAGCGTTGCTGGCGCAGCCAACTCGAAGAAGTATTACAGCTTGCCTGATATATCAGGACGCTATGTTCCTCGCCAAGATTCTGCACTCTCAGATGGGAGAGCTCAATGGTATAATTCCATGGGATATGGACCATCTGTTGGTCGATCAACGTACGAACAAGCCTATGTGACTGGTTCACTGAGAGCAGGTGGTCCTCAGAGGTTTGAACATTCGCCATCTAAAGTCTGTAGAGATGCTTTCTCGTTGCAGTATAGCTCCTCCAATTCAGGGACTGGATCTGGATCTGGATCCCTGTGGTCTAGACAGCCTTTTGAACAGTTTGGTGTAGCTGGTAAGACGGATGTTACTGCTAGCAGTGATCATGGAACTGTGCAGAGTTCATCTACTCAGGAGAGCACATCTACAGTTGACTTGGAAGCTAAGCTGCTTCAATCTTTCAGAAGTTGTATCGTCAAACTTTTGAAACTGGAAGGATCTGAGTGGTTATTTAGGCAAGATGATGGGGCTGATGAGGATCTTATCGATCGGATTGCTGCAAGAGAGAAATTTCTCTATGAGGCTGAAACTAGGGAGATAAGTAGATTGACCAACATTGGCGAATCACACTTCTCTTCCAACAGGAAACCTGGTTCTGGTTCTGCCCCAAAACCTGAAGAGATGGATTACAccaagttcttggtgatgtcagtTCCTCACTGTGGGGAAGGTTGTGTTTGGAAAGTAGATCTCATTGTTAGCTTCGGTGTATGGTGCATTCACAGAATTCTCGAGCTTTCACTTATGGAAAGTAGGCCAGAGCTGTGGGGCAAATATACCTATGTTCTTAACCGTCTTCAG GGCATAATAGATCTGGCATTTTCCAAGTCCCGTTCTCCAACGAGTCATTGTTTTTGTCTTCAAATTCCAATTGGCCGGCAGCAAAAGTCAAGCCCCCCTCCAATTTCAAATGGAAGTCTGCCGCCACAAGCAAAACAGGGGCGAGGAAAATGCACAACTGCACCAATGCTCTTAGATATGATCAAAGACGTGGAGATGGCAATCTCTTGTCGAAAGGGACGAACAGGCACTGCTGCAGGGGATGTGGCTTTTCCTAAAGGGAAAGAAAACTTGGCATCTGTCCTCAAACGCTATAAACGTCGACTATCCAATAAGCCAGTAGGAAACCAGGAGGCCGGTGGAGCTGGACCGCGCAAAGTAATGTCACCTTCAGCAGCCCCTTTCAGCTTGTAA